The Filimonas lacunae genomic sequence GTGATTTTGGTTTAATATATAGTCAATTAACTGTACGTTAATCTATAAGTACACATTTTTACCTAAATACATTATTGTAATATGGAATCAGTTAGCTTTCTTACAGGTCAGGTTAAAAATCTCTTAATTACTAGGTTAATACGTTAGCAAAAGAATTTAAAAATGTAATATTATACCATTAATATATTTATTCCAAGAAAGAAGTGTTTTTTCTTTCATATATGATTTGACATATAGTTATGATAAAATGCTGCTTTATCCACTTCATTTTTACCAGAATATATTTTTCTTCTTTTCTACACACCTCATTAAACCTTAGAATTCTTTCATAGTCTTCACGCTTCATTTTTTGAATGAACATTAAAATACTTTACCTGGTTTATTCCTTTACTATCAAATTCCTGACATAGTTCAAGTCGCATTCTGCTTTACCATACTTATTAAGTTGTTGTAACTATTTTTAATTGAAGTGTAAATAAAAAACGCCCGGCAAAAATATGCCGGGCGTCACCTCTAATTATATAGTAGTAGATTACTCTTCCTCTCCCATTATTTTAAATATGGCGCCTTCCATAGTTTCATCTACCCTAAGCTGGCAGGCTAACCGGCTATCAGAAGCTGCATCGGGCAGGGTATCCAGCATGTCCATTTCTGCATCTTTCATTGGTGGCAGCCCGGGTAACCCCTGTAACACCTGTACGTGACAGGTGGCACACAAAGCCATTCCTCCACATGTAGCCAGGATATTATACTCATACGCTTTTAAAGCCTCCATCAGGCTCAGGTTCATGTCATCAGGAATTTCCAGATTGCGCCTTTCTCCATCCCTGTTTTCAACTGTAATATTAATCATCATAACTAGTTGGCTGCAAGGTAATTAAAAGGCGTTAACTCCATTAACTGTGGTATATTTAAAACTTAAACGCTGATCTGGGAAAACATGTTTAAACGCGCTCTGACACATTAAAGCTGCTTCGTGGAATCCGCAAAGAATCAGTTTCAGTTTGCCTGTATAGGTGTTGATATCACCAATGGCGTAGATACCTTCAACGTTGGTTGAATAGTCGGTAGTATCTACCAGAATGGCACTTTTATCAATATTCAGTCCCCAGTTGGCTATAGGGCCCAGTTTAGGGCTAAGGCCAAATAAAGGAATCAAGTGATCTGCTTCCAGTGTGCTTATTTCATTATCAGCACCGGCAATATGCACTTCTTTCAGATGGCCATTACCATCAATTTTTACAATATTGGACTTGAGTACCAGGTTGATACGTCCTTGTTGCGCCAGGTGAACTACTTTTTCAGCAGAATCCGGGGCGCCACGGAAAGTTTCTCCTCTATGTACAAGGGTCAAAGATTTTGCGATATCAGATAAATAAATTGCCCAGTCCAATGCAGAGTCACCACCACCTGCCAGTACCACTTGCTTGTCTCTGAAATGCTCAGGATCTTTTACCATATAGGCAACACCCTTACCTTCAAAATCTTCCAGACGCTCAATAGCTGGTTTGCGGGGTTCGAAACAGCCCAGGCCACCGGCAATTACAATTACCTTACAATGAACAGTGGTATTTTCGTTGGTGGTAACTATAAATGATTTATCTTCTTGTCTTTCAATACCTTCTACACGCTCACCCAAAGTAAATGTGGGTGAAAATGGAGCAATTTGCTTCATCAGGTTATCTACCAGTTCCTGTGCTTTTACTTCAGGATAACCGGGAATATCATAAATGGGCTTCTGAGGGTAAATTTCAGAAAGTTGTCCTCCAACCTGTGGTAATGCGTCCATAACATGGCAACGCATTTTCAATAAACCCGCTTCAAAAACAGAAAACAAGCCTACCGGGCCGGCTCCAATTATACAAATATCAGTCTGGATCATAACAATATATAAACGTACTTATTCTTGAAATCAGTCGTGAAAAAGGCTTAATAACTGCTTCACTTTCATTTCGTTATCTGCTTCCTGCACCAATTCATGCAAGTGCCCTAATTCCTTCTCAGTTAATAATACCTGAACCTGGGGGCATACAGTAGGCAATGAAATGCACTTTAAATTTTTGTCGTGCAAAGGTACGAGAGATTCCGTTTTGTACACCACCCATTCTGTAAACTGTATATATTCTTCCTCCCGCAGGGTTAGCATAGTTGTGCCAAAACAAACCTGAAAGCTCTTACAATCCTCACATTGAATAACATAACCATATTTACTGTGGCTCCATTGCTTAAAGTTGCACATACTGGTATTTTAAAAATTTGGATTTTATACGAAAACCGGCTCAAAATTCCGCCGTACATACTATATATATTAGCCATATAAGGAAAACCTGTTTACGCAAACGGGAAATTAGCATGGAGTTTTTTCACCTTTGAACGCTTTATGTATGTATCATCCATACATGAGGGTACTATCATCCTACCAGCATCCTACCATCTGGCCAGCCTTTGAATAGCTTCTGATATGCCGGGAACAGGGCTATTCATCGCCTATTCTGCCTTTGTGTATACCGAGCCTTCACCACGGGACCATGTTTAAAGCGTTGAACAATTTTAGGACTGGATTGTTATTCAGCCTGATAATTGAAAAACGAGCTAGTTATGGCAAAGCAATGTGGGGATTTTATTATTAAAGATACCATTGGCGGCGTAAACTTTTATATTGCCAATGGACAGGGTTTAGCACGCATTAGCAACCCTTTAAGCAGCAAACGGGTAAAAACAGCGCCTGAATTTGCCGGGCTACGCCGTTATGCCGATTTGCTTAAAACCGCTTCTCCCCTGGCTTCTGCCGTATACAAAACTTTGCCTGCAGGTAAAAAGCGTAGGGATTATCAAAAACTGGCCGGAAAAGCTCTTTTGTTATTAAAAGCAGGCCATACACCAGAAGAAACGCTACAACAATTACATATTGAAGCTAACGCCATGTGCCAGGAAACTATACCTGCGTGTGCAAAGCCTAAAAAGAAAAAACGCCTGCAAAAACTAGATAAAAAATATGCCCCTAAAGTATTTGCAGAACTAACTGAGCAGGATAATATTGTAAAAATTCCTGATATACAATTTATGCGATCCCGTAAATGGAATACCCGACGAGCTAATCGGGTATTATTTAAAGCACTTTATTATTGACGTTCTTACTGCTCTTGGGCGAGCCTAATGGCTTTGGTTGTGTTTTACTAAAATGTATTGGTATATAGCCACTGTACCATTCATCCTCTTGAAAAAATCGTACAACTGCATGAAGAGAAAATTGCCTTATACGAGCGAATGCTGAAAGAAAAAGAGGAACTGATGGCCAAGCTGGAAAAGCTTTTGGAGAAAATTTAGCCCCCCGGGAAAATCCCAATACTATTATTAGTCAAAGGCTCTTTGATTGTATTACTTTTGCGCCATGCAAATACTTGATGGAAAAATTGCATCCCAGTCTGTAAAAGAACAATTAGCAGCAGAGGTGCACCAACTACTGGCAGCAGGTAACAGAGCGCCGCACCTGGCAGCTATTTTAGTAGGTAGCAATGGCGCCAGCGAAACATATGTAGCCAGTAAGGTAAAAAACTGTGCAGAAATTGGCTTTGAATCTACGCTGATACGCTTAAATGCTGATGTAAGTGAAGAGGAGTTGCTCAATACTATCCGCCAGTTAAACGAAGATCCCAAAATTGATGGCATACTTGTTCAGTTGCCGCTTCCCAAACATATCAGCGAACCCAAAGTAATAGAAACCATTTCTGCTGAAAAAGATGTAGATGGTTTTCACCCCGTAAGTGTGGGCAGGTTGGTACAAGGTTTGGAAACCTTTATACCGGCTACTCCTTATGGTATCATGTTAATGTTGGAGCATTACAAAATTCCCACCAAAGGCAAGCATGCCGTGGTTATTGGACGCAGTAACATTGTAGGCCGCCCTATGAGTGTGCTGCTAAGCAGCAACCATCCTTACGGTAACTGTACCGTAACTATCTGTCATTCTCACACGCCTGATCTGGCTGCTGTTTGCCGCCAGGGCGATATCATTGTAGCCGCTTTAGGTAAGCCTGAATTTGTTACAGCTGATATGGTAAAAGAAGGTGCTATTATTATAGACGTGGGTATTACCCGTGTAGAAGACGCCACTGCTAAAAAAGGATTCCGCATAAAAGGGGATGTTGCGTTTGACCAGGTTTCACCTAAAGCATCTTACATTACTCCTGTGCCAGGTGGCGTGGGTTTAATGACCATTGCCGGTTTGATGAAGAATACCCTGGTTGCGTACAAAAGAACGCTCCAATAAAGTTTACCTATCGTAACTTTACAGCATGAATGAATTAGTGGAAACAGCAACTGCAGTTACGCTACCAGTGATGGAAGCCTTTTATACCATACAGGGAGAAGGCTTTCATCAGGGTAAAGCTGCGTATTTTATACGCCTGGGCGGATGTGACGTAGGTTGTTTCTGGTGCGATGTGAAAGATAGCTGGGACGCTTCCATACACCCTCCATTTTCTACGCAGCAAATTGTAGCAACAGCCCTCCAGGAGGTAAACCGTACTCATGGACAGGCTAACCATTTGATTGCAGTAGTTACAGGTGGCGAACCTTTAATGCATAACCTGGATGAATTAACCCTAGCCTTACAGGCCGCAGGTTTTGATACCAATATTGAAACTTCCGGCTCCAGCCCTTTAAGTGGGCACTGGAACTGGATTTGCCTGTCTCCTAAAAAATTCAAAGCCCCTGTGCCCGAAATTTTACCAGTGGCCAACGAGTTGAAGGTGGTCATTTTCAACAAACACGATTTTGAATGGGCCGAGCAATACGCTGCACAGGTTTCTTCTACCTGTAAACTATATCTGCAACCTGAATGGGATAAGTCGGCAGTAGTACTTCCTTTAATTATAGATTATATCAAAGCCAATCCACAGTGGCAATTGAGCGCCCAGGTGCACAAATATATTAACGTGCCCTAAGCATATTAGATTTCAACTTATTTCCCGAACTTCCCGTTATGGAAAAGTTGGTTTTACTATTAGCGCTGTTTGTTACTCTGTCCGGCAATGCACAATACAACCCGGAAAAAGTAAACAAAAAGGCACTACAGGCTTACGAAAAAGCAATGCTACAACTGAGGGATGGCTTTATTAAAGATGCCGTTCCACTTTTAAGCAAGGCTATTGAATATGACGCCAATTATGTAGATGCTTACTTATCACTGGCCGGCGTTTATGGAGAACTGAAAAACTATGCTAAAAGCATTGAATACTACCAGCTGGCTAATAGCAAAGACAGTGACTATTGTAAGATATATAACCTATCCTATTCTATTAACCTGGCAGGAGCCGGAAGATTCACGGAAGCACTACAGGCTGTAGAAAAATTTATGTCTATCCCTACGCTTAACGAACGTAGCAAAGCCAGTGGCCAGTATCGCCTGAACTGCTTTCGCTTTGCCGTAAATTACGCAGCTACTCATAAAGATTCCAGTTACGTGTTTGCCCCCATTAACCTGGGCGATAGCATCAACACAGAAAAGAATGAGTTCTATCCTTCCTTTACCATTGACGACAGTTTGTTTGTATTTACCAGGCATGGAGAAGGTGTAAGAGAAGATTTTATAGAAAGTACGCTATTGCACTCACCGGATCGCTATTCTAAATGGGAAGTTATTAATGGTTCTATTAATGTTGAGCCTTCTAAAGGAGCTATCAATATTTCGCAGGATGGGGAATGGTTATTGTTCGCCGGCAATTTTGCCAACCAGGGATTGGGCAACTTTGACTTATACATTTCGTATAACACACCTGAAGGCTGGAGCGAACCTGTAAACCTCGGTCCTAATGTGAATACAGATTTCTGGGAAAGCGCTCCTACTATCAGCCCCGACAAAAACGCGCTCTACTTTAGCAGTAGCAGGCCCGGTGGATATGGTGGTAAGGATTTGTATGTAAGCTATCGCCAGCCTAATGGCCGATGGTCACGCGCTGTAAACATGGGGCCTTCTATTAATACCCGTGGGGATGAGCAAGCGCCTTTTATTCATGCTGATAACATGAGCCTGTATTTCACTTCTGATGGTTTACCTGGTTATGGCAGTGCAGATATCTTTATTGCCCGTAAACAGTCGGATGGTAGCTGGGGCACACCTGAAAACCTGGGCTATCCTATTAATACCATTGAGCATGAAGGCACATTATATGTAGCTTCCAATGGTATTACTGCTTACTATGCCAGCGATCGCAGCGACTCGCGTGGCGGGCTGGATTTATACAGGTTTGACATGCGTCCGGAAGTAAGGCCTATTAAAACCTTGTATGTAAAAGGTACTGTTTCTGATGCTACTACAGGAAAAGGCATTCCCAGCACTGTTGAGTTAACGGATAACCAGCAACAGAAAACAATTACCAAAATACAAACCGATGAAACAGGTCACTATTTCATCACCTTACCAACCGGCAAGGATTACACCTTTACTGTTAACCGTAAAGGCTACCTCTTTTACAGTGACATTTATGCATTAAGCAACAAACCTGCCGACACCACCTATCAGAAAGATATTCCATTACAACCTATTGTACTCAATGCAACAGTTACGCTCAAAAACATCCAGTTCAACAGCAATTCTACCAACCTGGAACCGGTTAGTAAAATTGAACTGGACAAACTGGTTCAGTTGTTAGGCGACAACTTTAGCCTGCACGTACAAATCAGCGGTCATACTGATAATACCGGTAATGCAGCTCAGAACATTGCGTTATCTACCAGCCGTGCAAAATCGGTTGTAGACTACCTGGTAAGTAAAGGCATTGATGCCAAGCGTCTTACCTGGAAGGGTTATGGCTCAGCCAAACCAATAGCGGATAATAATACTGAAATAGGAAAAGCCCTGAACCGGAGAACAGAATTTACAATAACCGGACTATAAGAAAACGATATGCTTGCTAACAAACAGGACGATCTGTTATACCAGATTGCCTTAACCATGGTACCTCATATTGGAGCAGTACAGGCTAAAATATTAATTGATCATTTTGGTGATGCTTCTTCTGTTTTTAAAGCCAACAGTAAACAACTCAGTGGCATTGAAAATATAGGCACAGTGCGCGCCGGCAGCATCACCAACTTTTCCGGCTTTCAGGCGGCTGAAGAGCAAATCCGGTTTATTGAAAAATACCGGATTCAGCCTTTATTTATAACAGATGCCCACTATCCTCAACGTTTATTGCATTGCAATGACGCCCCTACCATCCTTTATTATAAAGGCAATGCCCATTTAAATGCCACCAAAGTAATCAGTGTTATTGGCACAAGGGGGTGCACCCATTATGGCAGACAGGTTACAGAAAAGCTGATTGCAGATTTGGCTGGTTTAGACGTACTTGTTGTCAGTGGCCTTGCTTTAGGCGTTGATGCTATTGCACATAAAGCAGCTTTAACTCACGGACTGGAGACCGTGGGGGTGCTGGCACATGGCTTAGACACCTTATATCCTTACCAACATAAAGCTCTGGCTAAAGAAATGGTAGAACACGGTGGGCTGCTTACTGAGTTTTGCCAGGGAACAGCTCCGGATAAACATAATTTTCCCAAACGAAACCGGATTGTTGCCGGTATGGCAGATGCCACTATCCTTATTGAAACAGCCATAAAAGGGGGCAGCATCATTACGGCAGAACTGGCTTATAGTTACAACAGGGAGTTGTTTGCTATTCCGGGAAAAATTACAGATGCTAAAAGTGCAGGTTGCAACCAGCTTATCCAAAATAACAAAGCCATTTTATTAACAGATACCAGCCAGCTACTCGAAACCATGGGGTGGGCAAAACCTGCGCCTGCACCTGACACTCCCCTTCCTGTTGAAACCACTGACCTGAGCAAGGAAGAACAGATTATTGTAGCCATTTGCCGCGAAAAGGAGCTTACCCATATCGATGATTTACAAAGCCGCAGCGGCTTACATAGCAGCGCTGTGGCCACTGCAGTTTTGCAGCTGGAGTTGCAGGGTTTACTGATTTCACTTGCCGGTAAAATGTACCAGTTAACCATATAATCTCATTTCGAGTTGGTTATTTGCCTAGTTTTAAATTAAAATAATTTGTTTGCCATGTTCCCTAAAAAACCATCCCGGCTTTACGCCAGTTTTATCGGTGCGTTGTTGCCATTGCTATCCATTAGCCAGTATACCCCTATCCCTACCAACATATTTAATGATGCATCTAACCATTGGTATCACATCAGTGATAAGAAAAATACGATTCAGCCACTTCCCAATCAACCCCGCTATCAGCCTTCTGATATCACTGCTATAGCAGATAACATTTTATTGTTTCAGCACAACAACGGCGGCTGGCCTAAGAATTATGACATGCTGGCTGTATTAACGCCTGAACAGCAGGAACTTGTTAAACTATCCAAATCGGAAGAGCATACTACTTTTGATAACCGCACCACCTATTCGCATATCAGCTACCTTGCGCAGGTATATACCACTACACACATTGAAAAATATAAAGAAGCAGTTTTACATGGCCTGCGCTTTATACTGGATGCACAATATAATAACGGCGGCTGGCCACAGTATTATCCTTTGGAAAAAGGGTACAGCAGGCATATCACTTATAACGACGATGCCATGGCCGGCATTATGGATTTACTAAAAAACATACTTGACAATCAGCCTACCTACTCTTTTGTAGACGACAGCTTTAGAAAGCGTTTACAAAAATCTTTTGATAAAGGATTGGATTGCATTCTCAAAACCCAGATTAATGATACCGGTACTCCCACTGTATGGTGTCAGCAGCACGATGAAGTGACCCTTCAACCTGCATGGGCCCGTGCTTTTGAACCTCCTTGCATCTGTAATGGCGAAAGCGTTAAAATTGTACAGTTTCTTATGAGTATTTCGCATCCTTCGCCCGAAGTAGTTAAAGCGGTACAAAACGCAGTAGCCTGGTTTCAGGCATCTAAAATAACAGGCATTACTATACAAACCATACAGGCTGCTGCCGATACCAGTCAATACACGGTGAGCCATGTAGATAAAATAGTGGTGCGCGATTCGTCTGCCCCTCCTATCTGGACACGCTATTATGAATTAAAAACCCATCGCCCTATGTTTTGTAACAGGGACAGTAAAATAGTGTATTCCCTGGCCGAAGTTCAGCGGGAAAGACGTGTAGGCTACGCCTGGTATACCTACGAACCTCAAAAAGTGTTGGACAAATACGATAATTGGCTTAAAAAGATCAAGCAATAGTGTGCTAAAAGGGAATATATTTTACCTTCATATTTGTAGTAATCAGAAAACCCCTAACCATTACCGCAAATACTATGGATGAATATATTTCCTTTGAACAAATCCCTTTCGGCTCAGACGATTTTGCTAATAACCCTGAATCAAGATGTCCGTGCCTGTTATTGGTAGATACCTCTGCTTCTATGTCGGGATTACCTGTTATGCAGTTAAATGAGGGCATCAGAGTTTTTAAGGAAGAGTTGACCGAAGACCCATTGGCAGTAAAACGGGTAGAAGTAGCCATGCTTAGCTTTGGCCCTCTTCAGCTACAAAACGACTTTACCACTGTTGATAACTTCCAGGTACCGCATTTAAGTGCCAATGGCGATACGCCTATGGGCACTGCTATTACTATGGGCATTGATTTGATTACCAAAAGAAAGGAAACCTATAAAGCCCATGGTGTAGGTTACTATAAACCCTGGATTATACTCATTACGGATGGCACCCCTACAGATAACTGGCAACATGCCACTCAACTGATTAAGGAGGGAGAAGCCCGTAATGCGTTTGCATTTTTCGCTATTGGTGTGGAAGGCGCCAATATGGATATATTAAGCCAGATTTCTGTTCGTACTCCTTTACGACTGAAGGGGCTTATGTTCCGCGAGTTTTTTATGTGGCTGTCTTCTTCCATGAAGATGGTAAGCAGTAAAAGCCCGGGGGCCAGCAACACTTTACCTTCACCTTCCGGATGGAGTGAATTATGATGTGGAAGGCTATTGGCAAAAGCGTGACAGGCAGCCTGCATGTGCAAGCAGGAAAAGGATGTGAAGATGCTATCCATTATTCTATTGACAACCATTCAGCCGCTTTAATATGTTTTGTCAGTGACGGAGCAGGCAGCGCTACCCAAGCTGCCATAGCATCAAAGCTAGCCACTCAAACCGCGCACGATTTCATTGTTCATCAGCTACAACAGCATCAGCCGGTTACTGAACCAGATATATACCAGTTGGCAGAAAGCGTGTTTGATGCATTACAACAACATGCTGCTCATTCTAAAACATCACTGGCTGAATATGCCTGTACTTTACTGGGCTGCATCATTTTCGCGGAATATGCCTGCTTTATCCAGGTAGGCGATGGCGCTATCGTAAAAAATACAGGTAATGATTTTTATGCGCCTGTCTGGTGGCCACATAATGGAGAATATCAGAATACCACTTTCTTTATCAATGAAAATGGGCATCCTCATTTGAAAGTGCTTGTTACAGAAGAGGTTATTAACGAGGTAGCCATTTTTACCGATGGCCTGCAAATGCTAACGCTGAACTATGAGAGCAATACCGCCCATCATCCTTTTTTTAAAGACATGTTTAAGTGGCTACGCATTGCGCATCATCCTGATCAGGTGGGTTCATTAAATCAGAAGCTGGAAGAATACCTGAGCAGCGCCACTATTAATAATCTCACCAACGACGACAAAACCCTTTTCCTGGCCACCCGCTTACAACAATCTGTATAATATGCTTCGGGGACTTCAACATTTGCAGTATACCACAGGCCGTCTTATTGGTAAAGGCGGCGAGGGGCAGGTGTTTGATGTTAACGAAAATCCTAATCAGCTGGCCAAAATTTACAACGAGCAGCCAGATGCCGAAAAAGCCAGTAAGCTCCGGTATATGGCTTCCCTGCAAAAACCGGCCATACTACAGTTTGCAGCCTGGCCGGCAGATGTGCTTGTTGAGAATGGTGTTACCAAAGGATTTGTCATGAAAAAGCTAAACGGCTATGTGCCCTTGCATATGTTGTTTAGCCCTATGGACAGGAAAAAACTATTCCCCGACAAAGGCTATAATTTCCTGGTGCATGTGGCGCGTAACCTGGCCACTGCTTTTCATCAGCTACACCAGGAAGAGCTTATTATAGGCGATATTAACGAAGGCAACATACTCGTAAATGCACAAGGTATGATTGCATTTATTGACTGTGATTCTTTCCAGATAAAGAATGGCACTCATTACTATTATTGTGAAGTAGGTGTACCACGTTATACCCCACCCGAATTACTGGCTCAGCAATCCTTTACTAATATTATTCGAACTGTTAACACAGATACGTTCTCTTTAGCTATTCTTATTTTCCAACTGCTTTTTTTAGGGCGACATCCTTTTGCAGGTGTTAACCGTTCTAAAGAAGACTGGGATGAAGAAAAAGCTATCCGGCAGCATCAGTTCGCCTACTCCCTGCACAATACCCATAAAAAGCTGTCCCCGGCCTTAAACAGCCTTGATATCAGCTATCTTACCCCGGGAGTTATTGAACTGTTTCACCAGGCTTTTGAGCAAGATAGTAACCGGCCAACTCCTGCCAGTTGGGTGCAGCAGTTGGACATACTGACTCAAAAAATGGTCATCTGCCCCCGCTCTTCTTTGCACACCTATCCCGCAATGGCTGGCCAATGTCCCTGGTGCGCTTTCAAAGAGCAAAAAGGCATTCTCTTTTTCCTGGACAACACCCCGCCCTCCAACACTACCATATTTGGTGATATACAATATTTTATAAATGGTTACCAACCCGAAAAGCTGGTATTTACTCCTTTAACCACTACTTATTCTGTTCCGGCAGGATCTTCTGTCCCTATCGAAAAAGATTGGCTTCAATATCGCAAATGGCATTTATACACTTTTATTGCAGCCTTTATAGTCACACCCTTTTTTAGTATATTTAATAACACGTTACTGCTGGTTTTTATCTGGGCCGTTTTGTTATTGGTTTATTATCATTTATCGCCCTGGCGTAATCAATTATTAAAAGAAAAAACAAGACGTTATCTTCAACTGCTGGCAGAAAGAAACAGGCTGGAAGAGTTGGTTAAAATGCATAATCATCCTGCTGGAGTGAATAACTATCATAAAGTAACACAACAGCTGGAAAGCAGTATTGCAGCATTTCGTGGAATACCACAGTTATTTCAGGACAAGAAAAAAGAACTGGAAGAACAGTTGTATAATAAACAGCTATTGTTTTTTTTATGTGCCTTTGAAATAAAGGATTATACTATTCCGGGATTTGGCTCTGCCAAGAAGTTATTACTATACAATAATAATATTCGTAACGCTGCAGATATTTCACAGTTGCATAGTATTAAAATAAACGGCATTGGCCCTAAAAATTTACAACTGCTGTTTGATTGGCAAAGGCAAATGTCAGCCGACTTTACCTATCGTCCTAATTATGACTTATTAAACAAAGAAAGTCTGCTGCTTGCCAAAAGTATTGATAAAGAAAAAGCCAGATTAGAAAGCACTATAAAGCAGCAATACCAGCAGCTGCAAACCATTAAGGCAGGTATCACCACCAAACAAAAACAGATAGAAGCACAGTATAACCGCTTAGTAACACAGGTAATTGCAGCAGATGTTAACTATCACACATTTAAACAACTAATATGAAACCTACCTCCCGCCTGAAAAAAAGCTTTTTATGGATGGTTGTTTTGTTAATCCTGTTTCTCAATTTTGTAGCCTTTTTTCATGCATGGAAGTTTACTCATTTCACACCTGGCCTTCCTTATAAAACATCTTCCCGGCAACAACTATCACTCACCGGCAAATTAAAACTAGGGTTATTGGGGGTAGACAATCCACGCCCCGTAACGAAACGTTTGCCTGGTGTTCCTTACCAGGATATTACGTTACAAAGTAATAAGCGTATTGCCT encodes the following:
- a CDS encoding vWA domain-containing protein, whose translation is MDEYISFEQIPFGSDDFANNPESRCPCLLLVDTSASMSGLPVMQLNEGIRVFKEELTEDPLAVKRVEVAMLSFGPLQLQNDFTTVDNFQVPHLSANGDTPMGTAITMGIDLITKRKETYKAHGVGYYKPWIILITDGTPTDNWQHATQLIKEGEARNAFAFFAIGVEGANMDILSQISVRTPLRLKGLMFREFFMWLSSSMKMVSSKSPGASNTLPSPSGWSEL
- a CDS encoding PP2C family serine/threonine-protein phosphatase is translated as MMWKAIGKSVTGSLHVQAGKGCEDAIHYSIDNHSAALICFVSDGAGSATQAAIASKLATQTAHDFIVHQLQQHQPVTEPDIYQLAESVFDALQQHAAHSKTSLAEYACTLLGCIIFAEYACFIQVGDGAIVKNTGNDFYAPVWWPHNGEYQNTTFFINENGHPHLKVLVTEEVINEVAIFTDGLQMLTLNYESNTAHHPFFKDMFKWLRIAHHPDQVGSLNQKLEEYLSSATINNLTNDDKTLFLATRLQQSV
- a CDS encoding protein kinase domain-containing protein, encoding MLRGLQHLQYTTGRLIGKGGEGQVFDVNENPNQLAKIYNEQPDAEKASKLRYMASLQKPAILQFAAWPADVLVENGVTKGFVMKKLNGYVPLHMLFSPMDRKKLFPDKGYNFLVHVARNLATAFHQLHQEELIIGDINEGNILVNAQGMIAFIDCDSFQIKNGTHYYYCEVGVPRYTPPELLAQQSFTNIIRTVNTDTFSLAILIFQLLFLGRHPFAGVNRSKEDWDEEKAIRQHQFAYSLHNTHKKLSPALNSLDISYLTPGVIELFHQAFEQDSNRPTPASWVQQLDILTQKMVICPRSSLHTYPAMAGQCPWCAFKEQKGILFFLDNTPPSNTTIFGDIQYFINGYQPEKLVFTPLTTTYSVPAGSSVPIEKDWLQYRKWHLYTFIAAFIVTPFFSIFNNTLLLVFIWAVLLLVYYHLSPWRNQLLKEKTRRYLQLLAERNRLEELVKMHNHPAGVNNYHKVTQQLESSIAAFRGIPQLFQDKKKELEEQLYNKQLLFFLCAFEIKDYTIPGFGSAKKLLLYNNNIRNAADISQLHSIKINGIGPKNLQLLFDWQRQMSADFTYRPNYDLLNKESLLLAKSIDKEKARLESTIKQQYQQLQTIKAGITTKQKQIEAQYNRLVTQVIAADVNYHTFKQLI